In Streptomyces seoulensis, the following are encoded in one genomic region:
- a CDS encoding sugar ABC transporter ATP-binding protein: MPEPPVLAAQGLSKSFGAVRALRNVSLELYAGQAHALAGENGAGKSTLIKTLAGVHRPDAGSLSLRGEPVVLHGPADARDAGVAVIHQEPTLFPDLSVAENIFMGRQPRRSLRRVDHRAMNAAAGALFARLAVGLDPERPARGLSIADQQLVETAKALSFDARVLIMDEPTAALTGSEVARLFGVVRALRDQGCAILFVSHRLEEIFGLCGHVTTLRDGEVVASEPVADLTEDTLVRRMVGRDLGELYPRQPAEPGEVALSVRRLTREGVFTDVSFDVRGGEIVGLAGLVGAGRSEVARAVFGVDKWDAGTAEVCGRPLTNGSPSAAMAAGLVLVPEDRRAQGLVMDMSIERNIGLTGLRSTVRAGLVDRGAERGRALDWAVRLKVKYARIADAVGTLSGGNQQKVVLAKWLATGPRVLIVDEPTRGIDIGTKAEVHRLLSGLAADGVAVLMISSDLPEILGMADRVLVMHEGRLTAELPRADATEESVLAAATGRAR, translated from the coding sequence ATGCCGGAGCCCCCCGTCCTGGCCGCGCAGGGCCTGAGCAAGTCCTTCGGTGCCGTGCGCGCCCTGCGGAACGTCTCCCTGGAGCTGTACGCCGGCCAGGCCCACGCCCTCGCGGGCGAGAACGGCGCCGGGAAGTCGACCCTGATCAAGACCCTCGCCGGGGTGCACCGGCCCGACGCCGGATCACTGTCGCTGCGCGGCGAGCCGGTCGTCCTGCACGGCCCGGCCGACGCCCGCGACGCCGGGGTGGCCGTCATCCACCAGGAGCCGACGCTCTTTCCCGACCTGTCCGTGGCCGAGAACATCTTCATGGGCCGCCAGCCCCGCCGCTCCCTGCGGCGCGTGGACCACCGGGCCATGAACGCGGCCGCCGGGGCGCTCTTCGCCCGTCTCGCCGTCGGACTCGACCCCGAGCGGCCCGCGCGCGGCCTCTCCATCGCGGACCAGCAGCTCGTGGAGACGGCCAAGGCGCTCTCCTTCGACGCCCGCGTGCTCATCATGGACGAGCCGACCGCCGCCCTCACCGGCAGCGAGGTGGCCCGCCTCTTCGGTGTCGTCCGCGCCCTGCGCGACCAGGGCTGCGCGATCCTGTTCGTCTCGCACCGGCTGGAGGAGATCTTCGGTCTCTGCGGGCACGTCACCACGCTGCGGGACGGCGAGGTGGTCGCCTCCGAGCCGGTCGCCGACCTCACCGAGGACACCCTGGTCCGCCGCATGGTCGGCCGGGACCTCGGCGAGCTGTACCCGAGGCAACCGGCCGAGCCCGGTGAAGTGGCGCTCAGCGTGCGGAGGTTGACTCGCGAGGGCGTCTTCACCGATGTGTCCTTCGATGTGCGCGGCGGAGAGATCGTCGGCCTCGCCGGACTGGTCGGCGCCGGGCGCAGCGAGGTCGCGCGGGCCGTCTTCGGCGTCGACAAGTGGGACGCCGGGACCGCCGAGGTCTGCGGCCGGCCGCTCACCAACGGCTCCCCGAGCGCCGCCATGGCCGCCGGGCTGGTCCTGGTGCCGGAGGACCGGCGCGCCCAAGGGCTGGTGATGGACATGTCCATCGAGCGCAACATCGGCCTGACCGGCCTGCGTTCGACCGTACGGGCCGGTCTGGTGGACCGGGGTGCGGAGCGCGGCCGGGCGCTGGACTGGGCGGTCCGGCTGAAGGTCAAGTACGCGCGGATCGCGGACGCCGTGGGCACCCTGTCCGGCGGCAACCAGCAGAAGGTGGTCCTCGCCAAGTGGCTCGCCACCGGGCCCCGGGTGCTGATCGTGGACGAGCCGACCCGGGGCATCGACATCGGTACCAAGGCCGAGGTGCACCGGCTGCTGTCCGGGCTCGCCGCGGACGGGGTCGCGGTGCTGATGATCTCCTCCGACCTGCCGGAGATCCTCGGCATGGCCGACCGGGTCCTCGTCATGCACGAGGGCCGGCTCACCGCCGAGCTGCCCCGCGCCGACGCCACCGAGGAATCCGTCCTGGCGGCGGCCACGGGGAGGGCGCGATGA
- a CDS encoding alpha-L-rhamnosidase: MISRRRLLGTTAGTALAATLAPGAPGALAAAPRAGHPTLRVSRPTVEYVRNPLGIDTPRPRLSWPMTAEGHDRTQTAYQVRVATRPDRLTAPDVWDSGRVKSADSVLVPYAGPELKARTRYHWQVRVWDGAGQVGAWSEPAWWETGLTAASDWTARWIAAPGSVVGAPSLEGASWIWFPEGDPASSAPAATRWFRGRVEVPAGVTRARLVMTADDGFTAHVNGVPLAHTEPDGPAENWKRPVVVEAQLDAGTAVFAVAATNASEGPAGLLGLVELTTASGVHTVVTDASWRTVAKEPTGDWRSAGYDDSTWSAAKVVAPWGQGPWGKVTPAWSPAAQLRHEFRVPAGKTVARARLYSSALGLYDAHLNGARVGEDRLAPGWTDYRERVQYQTHDVTAQLTSGVNALAVTLAAGWYAGNIAWFGPHQYGERPAFIGQLEITYTDGSTDLVLSDSRWRAATGPVTSADLISGEEYDARRETPGWTRAGFDDTGWTPVDEADKVAARLVAQVDGPVRVEREVAAKKVTEPKPGVFVFDLGQNMVGAVRLRVRGEPGTSVRLRHAEVLNPDGTLYTANLRTARATDRYVLKGGGTETFEPRFTFHGFRYVEVTGFPGRPPLDAVTGRVLHTSAPFTLSFKTNVPMLNQLHSNITWGQRGNFLSVPTDTPARDERLGWTGDINVFAPTAAYTMESARFLTKWLDDLRDGQSADGAFPNVAPVMDVGAGAAGWGDAGVTVPWALYRMYGDLRVLEHAWASMVRWLDHLKAHSTGYLRPDEGYGDWLNLQDETPKDVIGTAYFAHSADLVARAAEALDRDPEPYRTLFGRVRDAFRAAYVTGGGRVKGDTQTAYVLALSMDLLADADRAPAAARLVELIEARDGHLSTGFLGTPRLLPLLTDTGHTEVAHRLLAQRSYPGWGYQIDRGATTMWERWDSIEPDGTFQDAGMNSFNHYAYGSVGEWMYAHLAGIAPAAPGFRKILVRPRPGGEVTEAHARFDSGYGPVSTDWTTGAEGFRLTVSVPPNTTAEVWIPEGRQKAQVVGGTARLLRREDGCAVFATGSGTHRFTG, translated from the coding sequence GTGATCAGCAGAAGACGACTGTTGGGCACCACCGCCGGGACCGCCCTCGCCGCCACCCTGGCCCCGGGCGCCCCCGGGGCCCTGGCCGCCGCACCGCGCGCCGGGCACCCCACCCTCCGGGTCTCCCGGCCGACCGTGGAATACGTGCGCAACCCCCTGGGCATCGACACGCCCCGGCCAAGGCTCAGTTGGCCGATGACCGCCGAGGGGCACGACCGGACGCAGACCGCCTATCAGGTCCGGGTCGCCACCCGTCCGGACCGCCTGACCGCGCCGGACGTGTGGGACAGCGGCCGGGTGAAGTCCGCCGACTCGGTCCTGGTCCCTTACGCGGGGCCGGAGTTGAAGGCGCGCACGCGCTATCACTGGCAGGTGCGCGTCTGGGACGGTGCCGGTCAGGTGGGCGCGTGGAGCGAGCCGGCCTGGTGGGAGACGGGCCTCACGGCAGCCTCCGACTGGACGGCCCGCTGGATAGCCGCTCCGGGCAGTGTTGTCGGGGCACCTTCCCTGGAGGGCGCCTCCTGGATCTGGTTCCCCGAGGGCGATCCCGCGAGCAGCGCCCCGGCCGCGACCCGCTGGTTCCGGGGCCGGGTCGAGGTCCCGGCCGGGGTGACACGGGCCCGCCTGGTCATGACGGCCGACGACGGCTTCACCGCCCATGTGAACGGCGTACCCCTGGCGCACACCGAGCCGGACGGCCCGGCGGAGAACTGGAAGCGTCCGGTCGTGGTGGAGGCTCAACTGGATGCGGGTACGGCCGTGTTCGCGGTGGCCGCGACCAACGCCAGTGAAGGACCGGCGGGTCTGCTCGGTCTGGTCGAGCTGACCACCGCGTCCGGTGTGCACACCGTCGTGACCGACGCGTCCTGGAGGACGGTGGCCAAGGAGCCCACGGGTGACTGGCGTTCGGCCGGCTACGACGACAGCACGTGGTCGGCCGCCAAGGTCGTCGCCCCCTGGGGGCAGGGCCCTTGGGGCAAGGTGACCCCGGCCTGGTCCCCCGCCGCGCAGTTGCGCCACGAGTTCCGCGTCCCCGCCGGGAAGACCGTCGCACGGGCGCGCCTGTACTCCTCCGCGCTCGGCCTCTACGACGCCCACCTCAACGGCGCCCGCGTGGGCGAGGACCGCCTCGCGCCCGGCTGGACCGACTACCGCGAGCGTGTCCAGTACCAGACCCACGACGTCACCGCGCAGCTCACCTCCGGCGTCAACGCCCTCGCCGTGACCCTCGCGGCGGGCTGGTACGCGGGCAACATCGCCTGGTTCGGACCGCACCAGTACGGCGAACGCCCGGCCTTTATCGGCCAGTTGGAGATCACCTACACCGACGGCTCGACGGACCTGGTGCTCTCGGACTCCCGCTGGCGCGCGGCCACCGGGCCGGTCACGAGCGCGGACCTGATCTCCGGCGAGGAGTACGACGCCCGCCGGGAGACACCGGGCTGGACACGGGCCGGCTTCGACGACACCGGCTGGACGCCCGTGGACGAGGCCGACAAGGTGGCGGCGAGGCTGGTCGCCCAGGTCGACGGCCCCGTCCGGGTCGAGCGCGAGGTCGCCGCGAAGAAGGTCACCGAGCCGAAACCCGGCGTCTTCGTCTTCGACCTGGGCCAGAACATGGTGGGCGCGGTCCGCCTGCGCGTCCGGGGCGAGCCGGGCACCTCGGTACGGCTGCGCCACGCCGAGGTACTGAACCCCGACGGCACGCTGTACACGGCGAACCTGCGCACGGCTCGGGCCACGGACCGCTACGTCCTCAAGGGCGGCGGCACCGAGACCTTCGAGCCGCGCTTCACCTTCCACGGCTTCCGGTACGTCGAGGTGACCGGCTTCCCTGGCAGGCCCCCGCTCGACGCGGTCACCGGCCGGGTGCTGCACACCTCGGCCCCCTTCACCCTGTCCTTCAAGACCAACGTGCCCATGCTCAACCAGTTGCACAGCAACATCACTTGGGGCCAGCGCGGCAACTTCCTCTCGGTCCCCACGGACACCCCGGCCCGCGACGAGCGGCTCGGCTGGACCGGTGACATCAACGTCTTCGCGCCGACGGCCGCCTACACCATGGAGTCGGCGCGCTTCCTCACCAAGTGGCTGGACGACCTGCGCGACGGCCAGTCGGCGGACGGCGCCTTCCCGAACGTGGCCCCCGTGATGGACGTCGGCGCCGGCGCGGCGGGCTGGGGCGACGCCGGGGTGACCGTGCCGTGGGCGCTGTACCGGATGTACGGGGACCTGCGGGTGCTGGAGCACGCCTGGGCGTCGATGGTGAGGTGGCTGGACCATCTGAAGGCGCACAGCACCGGCTACCTACGGCCCGACGAGGGCTACGGGGACTGGCTGAACCTCCAGGACGAGACCCCGAAGGACGTCATCGGCACCGCGTACTTCGCGCACAGCGCCGATCTGGTGGCGCGGGCGGCCGAGGCGCTGGACCGGGACCCGGAGCCGTACCGGACGCTGTTCGGCCGGGTGCGGGACGCCTTCCGGGCCGCGTACGTCACCGGGGGCGGGCGGGTGAAGGGGGACACGCAGACCGCGTACGTCCTGGCGCTCTCCATGGACCTCCTCGCCGACGCCGACCGCGCGCCCGCCGCCGCCCGGCTGGTCGAGCTGATCGAGGCGCGGGACGGGCATCTGTCCACCGGCTTCCTCGGCACCCCGAGGCTCCTGCCCCTGCTCACCGACACCGGTCACACCGAGGTCGCCCACCGGCTGCTGGCCCAGCGCTCGTACCCCGGCTGGGGCTATCAGATCGACCGGGGCGCCACCACGATGTGGGAGCGCTGGGACTCCATCGAGCCCGACGGCACCTTCCAGGACGCCGGGATGAACTCCTTCAACCACTACGCGTACGGCTCGGTCGGCGAGTGGATGTACGCCCACCTCGCCGGGATCGCGCCGGCCGCGCCCGGCTTCCGGAAGATCCTGGTGCGGCCCCGGCCGGGCGGGGAGGTGACCGAGGCGCACGCCCGCTTCGACTCGGGGTACGGACCCGTCTCCACCGACTGGACGACGGGCGCGGAGGGGTTCCGCCTCACCGTGTCCGTACCGCCCAACACCACCGCCGAGGTGTGGATACCCGAGGGCCGCCAGAAGGCCCAAGTCGTCGGCGGCACGGCCAGGCTGCTGCGCCGGGAGGACGGCTGCGCCGTCTTCGCCACGGGCTCGGGCACCCACCGGTTCACCGGCTGA
- the rhaI gene encoding L-rhamnose isomerase → MTSKDEPRSREAVKAALGAQTVETPSWAYANSGTRFKVFAQPGVPRTPFEKLDDAARVHAHTGVAPAVALHIPWDRVDDYGELAAHAAKLGLRIGTVNANVFQDDDYRLGSVTNPDPAVRRKAVRHLLDCVEIMEATGSRDLKLWFSDGTNYPGQDDLRTRQDRLAEALRTVYDRLGDGHRMLLEYKLFEPAFYATDVPDWGTAYAHCLQLGPKARVVVDTGHHAPGTNIEFIVASLLRAERLGGFDLNSRFYADDDLMAGAADPFQLFRIMYEVVRGGGLTPDVAFMLDQCHNIEPKIPAIIRSVMNVQEATAKALLVDPEALAHAQRTGDVLAANGVLMDAFNTDVRPLLAEVREEAGLDPDPMAAYRRSGWAERIVSERIGGEQAGWGA, encoded by the coding sequence ATGACCAGTAAGGACGAGCCCCGCTCGCGGGAGGCCGTGAAGGCGGCGCTGGGCGCCCAGACGGTCGAGACCCCGTCCTGGGCGTACGCGAACTCCGGCACGCGCTTCAAGGTCTTCGCGCAGCCCGGCGTACCCCGCACCCCCTTCGAGAAGCTGGACGACGCGGCCCGCGTGCACGCGCACACCGGCGTGGCGCCGGCCGTCGCCCTGCACATCCCGTGGGACCGCGTGGACGACTACGGCGAACTGGCCGCCCATGCCGCGAAGTTGGGGCTGCGGATCGGCACCGTCAACGCCAACGTCTTCCAGGACGACGACTACCGGCTGGGCTCGGTCACCAACCCGGACCCGGCGGTGCGCCGCAAGGCGGTCCGGCATCTGCTGGACTGCGTGGAGATCATGGAGGCGACCGGGTCGCGGGACCTGAAGCTCTGGTTCTCCGACGGCACCAACTACCCCGGCCAGGACGATCTGCGGACCCGCCAGGACCGGCTCGCCGAGGCCCTGCGCACGGTGTACGACCGGCTGGGCGACGGCCACCGGATGCTGCTGGAGTACAAGCTGTTCGAGCCCGCCTTCTACGCCACCGACGTGCCGGACTGGGGCACCGCCTACGCGCACTGTCTCCAACTCGGCCCGAAGGCACGGGTGGTGGTCGACACCGGGCACCACGCGCCGGGCACCAACATCGAGTTCATCGTGGCCAGCCTGCTCCGCGCGGAACGGCTCGGCGGGTTCGACCTCAACTCCCGGTTCTACGCGGACGACGATTTGATGGCAGGCGCCGCCGACCCCTTCCAGCTCTTCCGCATCATGTACGAGGTGGTGCGCGGGGGCGGGCTCACCCCGGACGTGGCCTTCATGCTCGACCAGTGCCACAACATCGAGCCGAAGATCCCGGCGATCATCCGTTCGGTGATGAACGTCCAAGAGGCCACCGCGAAAGCACTGTTGGTCGATCCCGAGGCCCTGGCCCACGCCCAGCGCACCGGTGACGTGCTCGCGGCCAACGGGGTCCTGATGGACGCGTTCAACACGGACGTACGGCCGCTGCTCGCCGAGGTGCGCGAGGAGGCGGGACTCGACCCCGATCCGATGGCCGCCTACCGGCGTTCGGGCTGGGCGGAACGGATCGTGTCGGAACGGATCGGCGGCGAGCAGGCGGGGTGGGGCGCGTGA
- a CDS encoding bifunctional rhamnulose-1-phosphate aldolase/short-chain dehydrogenase: protein MTRQADAVDELLARAHRLGADPRNTNYAGGNASAKGTAVDPVTGDDVGLLWVKGSGGDLGTLTTEGLAVLRLDRLRALTGVYAGVEAEDDMVAAFDYCLHGKGGAAPSIDTAMHALVDAAHVDHLHPDSGIALACAADGEKLTAECFGEQVVWVPWRRPGFQLGLDIARVKEANPRAIGVILGGHGITAWGDTSAECERNSLHIIRTAEAFLAARGKAEPFGHLVSEYTPLAPETRRERAAALAPTIRALASQDRPQVGHFDDSAEILEFLSRAEHPRLAALGTSCPDHFLRTKIRPLVLDLPPTAPLDEVRSRLRELHTAYREEYAAYYARHAGPGSPAMRGADPAIVLIPGVGMFSFGRDKQTARVAGAFYRNAVNVMRAAEAVSSYAPIEEREKFGIEYWDLEEAKLRRIPGPRPLATRIALVTGAGSGIGRAIAHRLAAEGACVVVADVKGAEAVAEELGGADRAVAVTVDVTSEEQIAAAFRRAVLAFGGVDLVVNCAGLSVSRPLLETTARDWDLQHAVMARGSFLVSREAARVMTEQGLGGDIVYIASKNAVFAGPDNIAYSAAKADQAHQVRLLAAELGKHGIRVNGVNPDGVVRGSGIFAGGWGARRAATYGIPEDELGAFYARRTLLGREVLPEHVAAAVFALTGGDLTRTTGTHIPVDAGVAAAFLR, encoded by the coding sequence GTGACACGGCAGGCCGACGCGGTGGACGAACTCCTGGCACGGGCGCACCGGTTGGGCGCCGACCCACGCAACACCAACTACGCGGGCGGCAACGCCTCCGCGAAGGGCACGGCCGTCGATCCGGTGACCGGTGACGACGTCGGGCTGCTGTGGGTCAAGGGCTCGGGCGGCGATCTCGGCACCCTCACGACCGAGGGGCTGGCCGTGCTGCGCCTGGACCGGCTGCGCGCGCTGACCGGTGTCTACGCGGGAGTCGAGGCCGAGGACGACATGGTCGCGGCCTTCGACTACTGCCTGCACGGCAAGGGCGGTGCCGCGCCGTCCATCGACACCGCCATGCACGCCCTGGTGGACGCGGCCCATGTGGACCATCTGCACCCGGACTCCGGTATCGCGCTCGCCTGCGCGGCGGACGGTGAGAAGCTGACCGCCGAGTGCTTCGGCGAGCAGGTGGTGTGGGTGCCGTGGCGGCGGCCCGGTTTTCAGCTCGGGCTCGACATCGCCCGCGTCAAGGAGGCCAACCCGCGCGCGATCGGGGTGATCCTGGGCGGGCACGGCATCACCGCCTGGGGTGACACCTCCGCCGAGTGCGAGCGCAACAGCCTGCACATCATCCGCACCGCCGAAGCCTTCCTGGCCGCGCGCGGGAAGGCGGAGCCCTTCGGCCATCTCGTCTCCGAGTACACACCGTTGGCACCGGAAACACGTCGGGAGCGGGCGGCCGCCCTGGCCCCCACGATCCGCGCGCTCGCCTCCCAGGACCGGCCGCAGGTCGGCCACTTCGACGACTCCGCCGAGATCCTGGAGTTCCTGTCGCGCGCCGAGCACCCGAGGCTGGCCGCGCTCGGCACCTCCTGCCCGGACCACTTCCTGCGCACGAAGATCCGCCCCCTCGTCCTGGATCTGCCTCCGACCGCCCCGCTGGACGAAGTGCGCTCGCGGCTGCGGGAGTTGCACACCGCTTACCGCGAGGAGTACGCGGCCTACTACGCCCGGCACGCGGGTCCCGGCTCCCCCGCGATGCGCGGCGCGGACCCCGCGATCGTGCTGATTCCGGGCGTCGGCATGTTCTCCTTCGGCCGGGACAAGCAGACGGCGCGGGTCGCCGGCGCGTTCTACCGCAACGCCGTCAACGTGATGCGCGCGGCCGAGGCGGTGTCGTCGTACGCGCCCATCGAGGAGCGGGAGAAGTTCGGGATCGAGTACTGGGATCTGGAGGAGGCCAAGCTGCGCCGGATACCAGGACCGCGCCCGCTGGCTACCCGGATCGCGCTGGTGACGGGTGCCGGTTCCGGTATCGGCCGGGCGATCGCGCACCGGCTGGCCGCCGAGGGTGCCTGTGTGGTGGTGGCCGACGTCAAGGGCGCGGAGGCGGTGGCCGAGGAGCTGGGCGGGGCCGACCGGGCCGTCGCGGTCACCGTGGACGTGACGAGCGAGGAGCAGATCGCCGCCGCGTTCCGCCGGGCGGTGCTGGCCTTCGGCGGGGTGGACCTGGTCGTCAACTGCGCCGGGCTCTCCGTGTCCAGGCCGCTGCTGGAGACGACGGCACGGGACTGGGACCTCCAGCACGCCGTCATGGCCCGCGGCTCCTTCCTGGTGTCCCGCGAGGCGGCACGGGTGATGACGGAGCAGGGGCTCGGCGGCGACATCGTCTACATCGCGTCCAAGAACGCGGTGTTCGCGGGTCCGGACAACATCGCCTACTCGGCGGCCAAGGCCGACCAGGCCCATCAGGTGCGCCTCCTGGCGGCGGAGCTGGGCAAACACGGCATCCGGGTGAACGGCGTCAACCCGGACGGTGTGGTGCGCGGCTCCGGCATCTTCGCGGGCGGCTGGGGTGCCCGGCGCGCGGCGACGTACGGCATCCCGGAGGACGAGCTGGGCGCCTTCTACGCCCGCCGCACCCTGCTGGGCCGCGAGGTCCTGCCCGAGCACGTGGCCGCCGCGGTGTTCGCGCTGACCGGCGGGGACCTGACCCGCACGACGGGTACCCACATCCCGGTGGACGCGGGTGTGGCGGCCGCGTTCCTGCGGTGA
- a CDS encoding rhamnulokinase gives MVGRVGPDTLRLTEAHRFPNRPVRLPSGLHWDVLGLYAGVLDGLRAAGRLARLDSVGIDSWAVDHGLLDADGALLANPVHYRDTRTEGVPERVWERLPPPELYARTGLQHAPFNTLYQLVAARHSAQLRAAKQVLLIPDLFTYWLTGTRGTELTNASTTQLIDPRTRSWSREVADRTGVDLGLFAPLRLPGTPAGSLLPAVLEETALTGPVPVTTVASHDTASAVVAVPAAAGERFAYICTGTWSLAGLELDSPVLTEASRRANFTNELGLDSTVRYLRNIMGLWLLQECLRAWGEPDAGPLLGAAAAAEPLRSVVDAGDPAFLAPGRMPDRIAAACRATGQPVPEGRAAIVRCVLDSLALAHHRAVEDAQRLSGRSVDVVRIVGGGARNALLCRLTADACGLPVVAGPAEASALGNVLVQARAHGGTGESLAGLRARVARTQPLSRYEPGGTTRAWRAAGQRLGLGQTPVAVTAEE, from the coding sequence ATGGTCGGCCGGGTCGGCCCGGACACCCTCCGCCTCACGGAGGCCCACCGCTTCCCGAACCGCCCGGTGCGCCTGCCGTCCGGGCTGCACTGGGACGTGCTCGGGCTGTACGCCGGTGTCCTCGACGGCCTGCGCGCGGCGGGACGTCTGGCCCGGCTCGACTCGGTCGGCATCGACTCCTGGGCCGTGGACCACGGCCTGCTGGACGCCGACGGCGCCCTCCTCGCCAACCCCGTGCACTATCGGGACACCCGCACCGAGGGCGTCCCCGAGCGGGTGTGGGAGAGGCTCCCGCCGCCGGAGCTGTACGCCCGCACGGGGCTCCAGCACGCCCCGTTCAACACGCTCTACCAGCTCGTCGCGGCCCGGCACAGCGCACAACTCCGTGCCGCGAAGCAGGTGTTGCTGATCCCGGACCTGTTCACGTACTGGCTGACCGGGACACGCGGCACCGAGCTGACCAACGCCTCCACGACCCAGTTGATCGACCCCCGTACCCGGAGCTGGTCGCGGGAGGTGGCGGACCGGACCGGTGTCGACCTCGGTCTCTTCGCGCCGCTGCGGCTGCCGGGCACCCCGGCCGGGTCGCTGCTGCCCGCCGTGCTGGAGGAGACGGCGCTGACCGGTCCGGTGCCCGTGACCACGGTCGCCTCGCACGACACGGCGTCCGCCGTCGTCGCGGTCCCGGCCGCCGCCGGGGAACGCTTCGCGTACATCTGCACCGGCACCTGGTCGCTGGCGGGGCTGGAACTCGACTCCCCCGTGCTGACCGAGGCGAGCAGGCGGGCCAACTTCACCAATGAACTCGGCCTCGACTCCACGGTCCGCTATCTGCGCAACATCATGGGCCTGTGGCTCCTCCAGGAGTGCCTGCGCGCCTGGGGTGAGCCGGACGCGGGTCCGCTCCTGGGCGCGGCGGCGGCAGCGGAGCCGCTCCGGTCGGTCGTGGACGCGGGCGACCCGGCGTTCCTGGCCCCCGGCCGGATGCCGGACCGTATCGCCGCCGCCTGCCGGGCCACCGGACAGCCGGTGCCCGAGGGCCGGGCGGCGATTGTCCGCTGCGTCCTGGACTCCCTCGCCCTGGCCCACCACCGGGCCGTCGAGGACGCCCAGCGGCTGTCCGGACGTTCGGTGGACGTCGTACGGATCGTCGGCGGGGGCGCGCGCAACGCGCTGCTCTGCCGGCTCACCGCCGACGCCTGCGGGCTCCCCGTCGTCGCGGGCCCGGCCGAGGCGTCGGCCCTGGGCAACGTGCTCGTCCAGGCCCGCGCGCACGGCGGCACCGGGGAGTCTCTGGCCGGGCTGCGCGCCCGGGTGGCCCGCACCCAGCCGCTGAGCCGGTACGAGCCCGGGGGCACCACGCGTGCCTGGCGGGCGGCCGGTCAGCGGCTGGGCCTCGGTCAGACTCCGGTGGCGGTCACGGCCGAGGAGTAG